In one window of Henckelia pumila isolate YLH828 chromosome 1, ASM3356847v2, whole genome shotgun sequence DNA:
- the LOC140875554 gene encoding uncharacterized protein isoform X1, whose translation MGSSVISPEDVLETLMNDGTIDAMRLKIINQLKTNGELKSNAIKMMEQSKVLNTPGAEKQTKRELFDALRQELEGPVLEKASKSVWELILDQNGLGKEISETVERVFCQLSGQDPPLFPPSSSETKPEKEKKTASSSSSSKKRSFSEVSKEGVHVLANESSDGSAMTDNVTRSLSPHLGK comes from the exons ATGGGATCCTCTGTGATTAGCCCGGAGGACGTGCTGGAGACTCTCATGAACGATGGCACAATCGACGCGATGCGACTCAAGATAATCAATCAGCTCAAAACTAAC GGGGAGCTCAAGAGTAATGCCATAAAAATGATGGAGCAGAGTAAGGTACTCAATACTCCTGGTGCTGAAAAACAGACAAAACGAGAGTTATTTGATGCACTTCGACAAGAACTTGA AGGTCCTGTACTTGAGAAGGCATCCAAATCAGTATGGGAGTTGATTTTGGATCAAAATGGTTTGGGAAAGGAGATAAGTGAAACTGTTGAAAGAGTCTTTTGTCAACTAAGTGGTCAAGACCCCCCATTGTTTCCTCCATCAAGCAGTGAAACCAAGCCTGAGAAAGAGAAAAAGACTGCCTCTTCTTCCTCTTCATCCAAGAAAAGAAGTTTTAGCGAAGTGAGCAAGGAAGGAGTGCATGTACTTGCAAACGAGTCGTCTGATGGATCAGCCATGACAGATAACGTAACCAGATCTCTATCACCACATTTGGGAAAATAG
- the LOC140875554 gene encoding uncharacterized protein isoform X2 has translation MGELKSNAIKMMEQSKVLNTPGAEKQTKRELFDALRQELEGPVLEKASKSVWELILDQNGLGKEISETVERVFCQLSGQDPPLFPPSSSETKPEKEKKTASSSSSSKKRSFSEVSKEGVHVLANESSDGSAMTDNVTRSLSPHLGK, from the exons ATG GGGGAGCTCAAGAGTAATGCCATAAAAATGATGGAGCAGAGTAAGGTACTCAATACTCCTGGTGCTGAAAAACAGACAAAACGAGAGTTATTTGATGCACTTCGACAAGAACTTGA AGGTCCTGTACTTGAGAAGGCATCCAAATCAGTATGGGAGTTGATTTTGGATCAAAATGGTTTGGGAAAGGAGATAAGTGAAACTGTTGAAAGAGTCTTTTGTCAACTAAGTGGTCAAGACCCCCCATTGTTTCCTCCATCAAGCAGTGAAACCAAGCCTGAGAAAGAGAAAAAGACTGCCTCTTCTTCCTCTTCATCCAAGAAAAGAAGTTTTAGCGAAGTGAGCAAGGAAGGAGTGCATGTACTTGCAAACGAGTCGTCTGATGGATCAGCCATGACAGATAACGTAACCAGATCTCTATCACCACATTTGGGAAAATAG
- the LOC140864189 gene encoding uncharacterized protein encodes MAWRLTGFYGFPERNRRNQYWNMLQMLSQRSALPWCCTGDFNDLISQSEKRGRILHPTNLINGFREAVVDSGLVDLGMKGHWFTWEKSRGTNSFVEERLDQAMATNQWLDVFRMAEVCNLEVVSFDHSAIFLNIYSNVIGKKRRFRFENAWLIESECKSVVHHSWMIGDEGNIQHRIATCGTHLQKWGDKVNFRFRNAISHCREQLRILKRRRCTSVDDDRIEHIKQNLSSLLAQEEVFWKQRAKIFWLQAGDNNSKLFHNYASSRKRKNLIKCDHQNHILIRPYEDQEVWAALRSMNKDKSPGPDGMNPGFYQHFWEITGPHVTTAYLDFLNNGYLSDDINDTLIALIPKKKRPKYLSDIRPISLCNVIYKIVAKMIANRLKGVLNSIISPSQGAFIPGRHITDNVLIAFELGHYLKRKSQGKNGVAALKLDMSKAFDRVE; translated from the exons ATGGCTTGGCGTTTGACGGGTTTTTATGGATTTCCAGAGCGCAATAGACGTAACCAATATTGGAATATGTTGCAGATGCTTTCTCAAAGGTCAGCTCTTCCTTGGTGTTGTACAGGTGATTTTAATGATCTTATCTCTCAGTCTGAGAAAAGAGGACGAATTTTGCATCCAACAAACCTTATCAATGGTTTTCGAGAAGCTGTAGTTGATAGTGGATTGGTTGACTTGGGTATGAAGGGCCACTGGTTTACATGGGAAAAAAGCCGAGGTACAAATTCGTTTGTTGAAGAAAGGTTAGATCAGGCCATGGCTACTAATCAGTGGTTGGATGTTTTTAGGATGGCTGAGGTTTGTAACTTGGAGGTAGTCTCTTTTGATCACAGTGCAATCTTTTTAAATATCTATTCCAATGTTATTGGTAAGAAAAGACGATTTCGCTTTGAGAACGCATGGCTCATTGAATCAGAATGCAAATCAGTGGTACATCATAGTTGGATGATTGGTGATGAAGGAAATATCCAACATCGTATTGCAACTTGTGGTACGCATCTTCAAAAATGGGGAGACAAAGTGAATTTCCGCTTTAGAAATGCCATATCTCACTGTAGAGAACAACTTCGTATTTTGAAGCGTCGTCGATGTACCTCGGTTGATGATGATCGTATTGAGCACATTAAACAGAATCTATCTTCCCTACTGGCCCAAGAAGAAGTTTTCTGGAAGCAACGAGCCAAGATATTTTGGCTACAAGCTGGTGATAACAACTCAAAGCTCTTCCATAATTATGCTTCATCACGCAAAAGGAAGAACCTGATCAAATG TGATcatcaaaatcacatacttatccGCCCCTATGAAGATCAGGAAGTATGGGCCGCACTTCGCTCTATGAACAAAGACAAATCACCTGGTCCCGACGGTATGAACCCTGGGTTCTACCAGCACTTCTGGGAAATCACAGGACCTCATGTCACAACAGCTTACCTGGACTTTTTAAACAATGGTTACCTGTCGGATGATATCAATGACACCTTGATTGCTCTAATCCCAAAGAAGAAACGCCCTAAATATCTATCTGATATCCGCCCTATTTCCTTATGCAATGTCATATACAAGATAGTGGCCAAGATGATTGCTAATCGTCTCAAAGGAGTGCTCAATTCTATCATTTCTCCCTCTCAAGGTGCTTTTATCCCAGGCAGACACATCACTGATAATGTTCTCATTGCCTTCGAACTTGGTCATTACTTAAAGCGGAAATCCCAAGGCAAGAATGGAGTTGCAGCTCTTAAACTAGACATGTCGAAAGCATTTGATCGTGTTGAATGA